The proteins below are encoded in one region of Paramisgurnus dabryanus chromosome 2, PD_genome_1.1, whole genome shotgun sequence:
- the tmem276b gene encoding transmembrane protein 178B isoform X1 has translation MAAIKILTSAGLFLAFCAMVLLAMAICTDYWYETDARRHRERCKNYANKRNDPGYIYISNHNLPLQMPPKGYERTEMGEPSVRVKRHAMASATAMESHCSRQFNSTISGLWRKCLREGFDLETEDLIYKGLIQRCTPVKYHYTSSILPRNLPVNITKTIRQDEWHALQLEVRGVYCDATDLRRMTAGFVGMAVSIILFGWVVGVLGCCQQHDLMQYVAGLLFLMGGTCCIISLCTCVAGINFELSRYPRYLYGLPEDISHGYGWSMFCAWGGLGLTLLAGFLCTLAPSLSSPLARTTVHKSRHENGTV, from the exons ATGGCCGCCATTAAGATTTTAACCAGCGCGGGTCTTTTCTTGGCGTTTTGTGCAATGGTCTTGTTGGCCATGGCCATCTGCACCGATTACTGGTACGAGACAGATGCCCGGCGGCACCGCGAGCGCTGTAAGAACTACGCAAACAAGCGCAACGATCCCGGATACATTTACATCTCAAATCACAACTTGCCTCTCCAGATGCCACCGAAGGGCTACGAGAGGACAGAAATGGGTGAACCGTCAGTGCGCGTGAAGCGGCACGCTATGGCTTCGGCGACGGCCATGGAGTCTCACTGCAGCCGCCAATTCAACTCCACGATCTCCGGCCTGTGGAGAAAGTGTCTCCGCGAGGGCTTTGATCTGGAGACCGAGGATCTCATTTATAAAG GGTTGATTCAGAGATGCACTCCTGTGAAGTATCACTACACATCTTCAATCCTGCCTCGAAACCTTCCAGTCAACATCACCAAGACCATCCGGCAAGACGAATGGCATGCCCTCC AATTAGAAGTCAGAGGGGTTTATTGTGATGCTACAGATCTGCGGCGGATGACAGCAGGTTTTGTGGGCATGGCTGTCTCTATCATCCTTTTTGGCTGGGTCGTTGGAGTTCTTGGATGCTGtcaacaacatgatctcatgcaGTATGTAGCTGGACTACTCTTCCTCATGGGAG GAACGTGCTGTATAATCTCACTTTGTACATGTGTGGCGGGCATTAACTTTGAGCTTTCGCGTTACCCACGTTACCTGTACGGCCTTCCCGAGGACATCAGTCACGGTTACGGATGGTCCATGTTCTGTGCATGGGGTGGACTGGGTCTCACCCTGCTGGCTGGTTTCTTATGCACGCTGGCCCCTTCTTTAAGCAGCCCCCTGGCCCGCACCACAGTCCACAAGTCCAGGCACGAAAATGGGACTGTGTGA
- the gas2b gene encoding growth arrest-specific protein 2 has translation MNGPFSPRREPAPDLSCLLQYNEWLACRHEASLLPMKEDLAIWLNRVLGLDITAESFMDRLDTGVVLCQLAEEIQEKMILTSNDKPFIRRVIRWRPDATPGSFFARDNAANFLYWCRKIGMAQSHLFESEDLVLHRHPRDVCLCLMQLGRIASRYGIEPPALVNLEKEIEKEEGGCLSPSMFFGSPLSSPSTPPLFFPTDPNPPPVSTSSPFPTPISPATPPASPPLDPHPSPPLLATPPPDLISRSSSITDLNTQSKPQPASPSTPSPVSTPIKSLSATPTKCLSKFNGKKNTGNLLDDIVRQISEDPPCKCPVKFCIEKQPKGHYRVGDKVLYVRMLNDKHAMVRVGGGWENFGTYLLKHDPCRVTVIARPGIKASKSNGKSPVKRELSRDSYMVVGSHSRFKK, from the exons ATGAATGGCCCCTTCAGTCCCAGGCGAGAACCAGCACCTGACCTCTCCTGTCTGCTCCAGTACAACGAGTGGCTGGCATGTAGGCATGAAGCCAGTCTGCTGCCCATGAAAGAAGATCTGGCCATCTGGCTTAACAGAGTCCttg GTTTGGATATTACAGCTGAGAGTTTCATGGACAGGTTGGACACTGGTGTAGTCTTATGTCAGCTTGCAGAGGAGATACAGGAGAAGATGATTCTgaccagcaatgacaag CCATTTATTCGCCGTGTGATAAGGTGGCGGCCTGATGCAACACCGGGATCGTTCTTTGCTCGGGACAATGCAGCAAACTTTCTGTACTGGTGCCGTAAGATTGGGATGGCGCAGTCACATCTTTTTGAATCTGAAGATCTTG TTCTTCACAGGCATCCCAGGGATGTTTGCTTGTGTCTCATGCAGCTCGGGAGAATTGCTTCAAG GTATGGAATTGAACCTCCCGCACTTGTGAATCTAGAGAAAGAGATTGAAAAAGAGGAAGGTGGCTGTTTGTCACCATCAATGTTTTTTGGTTCACCTCTGTCCTCTCCATCCACTCCACCTCTCTTCTTCCCGACTGACCCAAACCCCCCTCCAGTCTCAACATCGTCTCCTTTCCCCACACCCATCTCTCCTGCCACACCACCTGCCTCGCCTCCTCTAGACCCACATCCCTCTCCTCCTTTACTCGCTACCCCTCCCCCAGATTTAATCTCCCGGTCTTCCAGCATCACTGACTTAAACACCCAGTCCAAACCACAGCCTGCATCACCCTCTACACCATCACCTGTCAGCACACCCATCAAATCTTTATCAGCCACACCTACAAAATGCCTTTCAAAGTTTAatggaaaaaagaatactggTAACCTGCTGGATGATATT GTGAGGCAGATATCAGAGGACCCACCCTGCAAATGTCCAGTCAAATTCTGCATTGAGAAGCAACCAAAAGGGCATTATCGTGTGGGAGACAAAGTTCTCTATGTCAGG ATGTTGAATGATAAACATGCCATGGTTCGTGTCGGTGGTGGATGGGAGAACTTTGGTACATACTTGTTAAAGCATGACCCCTGCAGGGTGACTGTGATTGCCCGGCCCGGAATCAAAGCCAGCAAGTCTAATGGCAAATCCCCAGTCAAGAGAGAGCTGTCCCGGGATAGTTACATGGTTGTAGGTAGTCACTCTCGCTTTAAGAAGTAa
- the tmem276b gene encoding transmembrane protein 178B isoform X2 produces the protein MAAIKILTSAGLFLAFCAMVLLAMAICTDYWYETDARRHRERCKNYANKRNDPGYIYISNHNLPLQMPPKGYERTEMGEPSVRVKRHAMASATAMESHCSRQFNSTISGLWRKCLREGFDLETEDLIYKGLIQRCTPVKYHYTSSILPRNLPVNITKTIRQDEWHALHLRRMTAGFVGMAVSIILFGWVVGVLGCCQQHDLMQYVAGLLFLMGGTCCIISLCTCVAGINFELSRYPRYLYGLPEDISHGYGWSMFCAWGGLGLTLLAGFLCTLAPSLSSPLARTTVHKSRHENGTV, from the exons ATGGCCGCCATTAAGATTTTAACCAGCGCGGGTCTTTTCTTGGCGTTTTGTGCAATGGTCTTGTTGGCCATGGCCATCTGCACCGATTACTGGTACGAGACAGATGCCCGGCGGCACCGCGAGCGCTGTAAGAACTACGCAAACAAGCGCAACGATCCCGGATACATTTACATCTCAAATCACAACTTGCCTCTCCAGATGCCACCGAAGGGCTACGAGAGGACAGAAATGGGTGAACCGTCAGTGCGCGTGAAGCGGCACGCTATGGCTTCGGCGACGGCCATGGAGTCTCACTGCAGCCGCCAATTCAACTCCACGATCTCCGGCCTGTGGAGAAAGTGTCTCCGCGAGGGCTTTGATCTGGAGACCGAGGATCTCATTTATAAAG GGTTGATTCAGAGATGCACTCCTGTGAAGTATCACTACACATCTTCAATCCTGCCTCGAAACCTTCCAGTCAACATCACCAAGACCATCCGGCAAGACGAATGGCATGCCCTCC ATCTGCGGCGGATGACAGCAGGTTTTGTGGGCATGGCTGTCTCTATCATCCTTTTTGGCTGGGTCGTTGGAGTTCTTGGATGCTGtcaacaacatgatctcatgcaGTATGTAGCTGGACTACTCTTCCTCATGGGAG GAACGTGCTGTATAATCTCACTTTGTACATGTGTGGCGGGCATTAACTTTGAGCTTTCGCGTTACCCACGTTACCTGTACGGCCTTCCCGAGGACATCAGTCACGGTTACGGATGGTCCATGTTCTGTGCATGGGGTGGACTGGGTCTCACCCTGCTGGCTGGTTTCTTATGCACGCTGGCCCCTTCTTTAAGCAGCCCCCTGGCCCGCACCACAGTCCACAAGTCCAGGCACGAAAATGGGACTGTGTGA